The following coding sequences are from one Amphiprion ocellaris isolate individual 3 ecotype Okinawa chromosome 19, ASM2253959v1, whole genome shotgun sequence window:
- the gaa gene encoding lysosomal alpha-glucosidase: protein MFTGSTVAALLFAFSLLAFLYNNNWPRLGSGLVRSGRDEQREIKAPERSVNEAAARRNTAGSAVRSEKVGISGDRECTAAPEARFDCARDRTLTRGECEERGCCYGPLSGSAGPPWCFYPRSYPGYTMGPLSPTTRGQTATLTRKKPSYLPKDISSLRLEVIEETTGCLHLTLKDASSQRYEVHLPGGIPESSADNQSVFYAAEYQSDPFGFIVRRRSNGRVIMNTTVAPLLFADQYLQMSTSLASSLVSGLGEHYTSILLDLNWTSLTLWNRDMAPHADANLYGAHPFYIVQEEDGFAHGVFLLNSNAIEVMLQPTPALTWVSTGGILDLYVFLGPDPQSVIRQYLHIIGYPMMPPYWSLGFHLCRWGYTTSKTTRRVAQSMHDANFPLDVQWNDLDYANKRRVFTFDPWRFGDLPEIVDEFHQRGMKYILILDPGISSSSLPGTYPPFDDGLKRDVFIKNATGHVLIGKVWPGPTAFPDFTNPETRTWWEDCIRDFHSKVPVDGLWIDMNEPASFVQGSVEGCPDSDLENPPYTPRVVGGRLNSGTLCMSAQQKLSSHYNLHNLYGLTEAYATHSALKNIRRKRPFVLSRSSYPSIGRFSGVWTGDVRSDWEQLRFSIPAVLQFGLFGVPLVGADVCGFGGDTTEELCIRWMQLGAFYPFMRNHNDKPNAPQEPYVFGQKAQAAMRTALNLRYSLLPFLYTLFHHTHTSADTVARPLFIEFPTDPNCQSIDKQFLWGSLLLISPVLEEGAVELAAYLPRGTWYSLHDGQPFYSGGQYLLLPAPLDIINIHVREGHIIPQQEPALTTTASRRNPFFLTVALSAGGWARGDLFWDDGESLDTFETQNYCYLIFIAGQSQIVSELVKLNGDLDGLVLGGLQVFGVPSPPRFVLANGEKVGDFTYRTDTKVLTVTKLALSMSEVFTVQWTL, encoded by the exons TTTTTATACAACAACAACTGGCCCAGACTCGGGTCCGGACTGGTTCGGTCGGGTCGTGATGAGCAACGTGAGATTAAAGCACCTGAGCGGTCTGTTAATGAGGCAGCAGCGCGACGAAACACTGCCGGATCTGCTGTGCGTTCAGAAAAAGTTGGTATTTCCGGAGACCGTGAATGCACCGCGGCCCCAGAGGCTCGGTTCGACTGTGCCAGAGACCGAACCCTGACCCGGGGGGAGTGTGAGGAGAGGGGGTGCTGCTACGGCCCTCTGTCCGGCTCTGCAGGCCCACCCTGGTGCTTCTACCCCAGGTCTTACCCCGGCTACACCATGGGGCCCCTCAGTCCCACCACCAGGGGCCAAACTGCCACTTTAACCCGGAAAAAGCCCTCATATCTCCCCAAAGACATCTCCAGTCTGAGGCTGGAGGTAATAGAGGAGACCACAGGCTGCCTGCACCTCACT TTGAAGGATGCATCATCTCAGCGGTATGAAGTTCATCTTCCAGGTGGGATTCCTGAGAGCAGCGCCGATAATCAGAGTGTCTTCTACGCCGCTGAGTACCAGTCGGACCCGTTCGGCTTCATAGTGCGACGGAGATCTAATGGAAGAGTGAT CATGAACACCACAGTAGCTCCTCTGCTGTTTGCCGACCAGTACCTGCAGATGTCGACGTCTCTGGCCTCCTCCCTGGTGTCTGGCCTCGGAGAACATTACACCTCCATCCTCCTGGAcctcaactggacttctctgacCCTCTGGAACAGAGACATGGCGCCTCAT GCTGACGCTAACCTCTATGGCGCGCATCCATTTTACATCGTACAGGAAGAGGACGGCTTCGCTCACGGAGTTTTCCTTCTCAACAGCAATGCGATTG AGGTGATGCTGCAGCCGACTCCTGCTCTGACGTGGGTCTCCACCGGTGGGATCCTGGATCTCTACGTTTTCTTGGGCCCTGATCCGCAGAGCGTCATACGACAGTATCTCCACATCATCG GATATCCCATGATGCCTCCCTACTGGTCACTGGGCTTCCACCTGTGTCGCTGGGGTTACACGACGTCCAAAACGACAAGGAGAGTTGCACAAAGCATGCACGATGCCAACTTCCCCCTG GACGTGCAGTGGAACGACCTGGACTACGCCAATAAGCGGCGGGTGTTCACCTTCGACCCCTGGCGGTTCGGAGACCTCCCAGAGATAGTGGACGAGTTTCATCAGAGGGGAATGAAGTACATCCTGATTCTG GATCCGGGGATCAGCAGCTCCAGCCTCCCTGGAACTTACCCTCCGTTTGATGACGGACTGAAGCGAGATGTGTTTATCAAAAACGCTACAGGACACGTTCTAATAGGGAAG GTCTGGCCTGGTCCGACCGCCTTCCCAGACTTCACCAACCCGGAGACGAGGACGTGGTGGGAGGACTGCATCAGAGACTTTCATTCTAAAGTTCCTGTGGACGGTCTGTGGATT GATATGAATGAGCCGGCCAGCTTCGTGCAGGGATCAGTGGAGGGTTGTCCTGACAGCGATCTTGAAAATCCACCCTACACACCCA GAGTGGTCGGAGGTCGGCTGAACTCAGGAACTCTCTGCATGTCGGCTCAGCAGAAGCTTTCCTCCCACTACAACCTCCACAACCTCTATGGACTCACAGAAGCTTATGCCACGCACAG TGCTCTTAAAAACATAAGGAGGAAGCGACCGTTCGTTTTGTCTCGCTCCTCGTATCCCAGCATCGGACGCTTCTCTGGAGTTTGGACCGGAGACGTCAGGAGTGACTGGGAGCAGCTTCGGTTCTCCATTCCTG CGGTGCTTCAGTTCGGCCTGTTCGGGGTTCCTCTGGTGGGAGCAGACGTCTGTGGATTTGGAGGCGACACCACTGAGGAGTTGTGTATTCGCTGGATGCAGCTCGGCGCCTTTTACCCCTTTATGAGGAACCACAATGACAAACCAAACGCT CCTCAGGAGCCTTATGTGTTTGGGCAGAAAGCCCAGGCAGCCATGCGGACGGCGTTGAACCTCCGTTACTCCCTGCTGCCGTTCCTCTACACCCTCTTCCATCATACACACACTTCTGCTGACACCGTGGCCCGGCCTCTCTTCATCGA GTTTCCGACTGACCCCAACTGTCAGAGCATCGACAAACAGTTCTTATGGGGGAGTTTGCTTCTCATTAGTCCAGTTTTAGAGGAAGGGGCAGTAGAGCTGGCTGCTTACTTGCCCCGTGGCACCTGGTACAGTCTGCACGAT GGTCAACCTTTCTACAGTGGTGGTCAGTATTTGCTCCTTCCAGCTCCTCTGGACATCATTAATATTCACGTGAGGGAGGGACACATTATCCCTCAACAG GAGCCTGCTTTGACCACCACAGCCTCCCGCAGGAACCCTTTCTTCCTGACGGTGGCGCTGTCAGCAGGCGGCTGGGCCCGGGGCGACTTGTTCTGGGACGACGGCGAAAGTCTCGACACATTTGAGACGCAAAATTACTGCTACCTTATCTTCATTGCTGGACAG TCTCAGATAGTTAGCGAACTGGTAAAACTGAACGGAGACCTGGACGGTCTGGTGCTGGGAGGCCTGCAGGTGTTCGGGGTTCCTTCACCTCCTCGCTTTGTTTTAGCAAACGGGGAGAAAGTCGGAGATTTTACGTATCGAACCGACACCAAG GTTTTGACAGTAACTAAGCTGGCCTTATCCATGTCAGAGGTGTTTACAGTCCAGTGGACTCTCTGA